From a region of the Sesamum indicum cultivar Zhongzhi No. 13 linkage group LG3, S_indicum_v1.0, whole genome shotgun sequence genome:
- the LOC105158764 gene encoding probable E3 ubiquitin-protein ligase ARI8, giving the protein MESEDDMHDANEVASVEEEDDYYSGGEEEEGDMDEEGGAEDDYDYSYEYGDEEDDDTGDYDFIANYSDDGDDVLASRSQKNYTILKEEDIQQRQEEDITKISTVLSIPREAACILLRRYNWSVNNVHEEWFANEERVRKAVGILEKPLVKTTNFKEATCGICFENYSCDNLRSAACAHLFCDACWKAYISTSINDGPGCLMLRCPDPSCGAAVGHDMIDKLAPDEDKEKYRRYLLRSYVEDSRKIKWCPAPGCDSAVEYVVGSGSYDVTCSCSYSFCWNCTEEAHRPVDCETVAKWVLKNSAESENMNWILANSKPCPKCKRPIEKNQGCMHMTCTPPCKFEFCWLCLGSWSDHGERTGGFYACNRYEAAKQEGVYDEAERRREMAKNSLERYTHYYERWASNQSSRQKALADLHQMQSIHLEKLSEVQSQPESQLKFIIEAWQQIVECRRVLKWTYAYGYYLPEHEQTKKQFFEYLQGEAEAGLERLHQCAEKELMNYLNSDGPSKDFNDFRTKLAGLTSVTRNYFENLVRALENGLSDVDSQAACNKTSSKNVAGSSKAKGGRGKGSSKTGTSVRNMDDSGNWACDQCTYVNVRSVSTCHMCHHRR; this is encoded by the exons ATGGAGTCTGAGGACGATATGCACGACGCCAACGAGGTAGCGtcggtggaggaggaggatgaCTATTACAGCGGTGGCGAGGAGGAAGAGGGGGATATGGATGAGGAGGGGGGAGCTGAGGATGACTATGACTATAGCTATGAGTACGGGGATGAGGAGGACGACGATACCGGTGACTACGACTTCATCGCGAATTACTCCGATGACGGCGATGATGTCCTCGCTAGTCGGTCGCAG AAGAACTATACCATATTAAAGGAAGAAGATATACAGCAACGTCAAGAGGAAGACATTACCAAAATTTCTACCGTCCTTTCAATTCCAAGGGAAGCAGCTTGCATACTATTGCGTCGCTATAACTG GAGTGTGAATAATGTGCATGAAGAATGGTTTGCTAACGAAGAAAGAGTTCGTAAAGCTGTTGGCATTTTGGAGAAACCTCTTGTTAAGACAACAAATTTTAAGGAA GCAACCTGCGGGATCTGTTTTGAAAACTACTCTTGTGACAATCTGCGTTCGGCTGCATGTGCCCATCTGTTCTGTGACGCGTGCTGGAAAG CTTACATTAGTACATCCATCAATGATGGCCCTGGCTGCTTGATGTTGAGGTGTCCTGATCCATCCTGTGGTGCTGCTGTTGGCCATGATATGATCGATAAGTTGGCCCCTGATGAGGATAAGGAGAAGTATCGCCGTTATCTTCTTAGATCTTATGTTGAGGACAGCCGTAAG ATTAAGTGGTGTCCTGCACCTGGTTGTGATTCTGCTGTGGAATATGTTGTTGGTAGTGGAAGTTATGATGTCACATGTAGTTGTTCGTATAGCTTCTGTTGGAAT TGCACGGAGGAAGCTCATCGGCCAGTGGACTGTGAAACTGTGGCAAAGTGGGTTTTGAAAAACAGTGCAGAGTCGGAAAACATGAATTG GATATTGGCCAACTCCAAGCCTTGTCCAAAGTGCAAGCGTCCAATTGAAAAGAATCAAGGTTGCATGCACATGACTTGCACACCACCATGCAAGTTTGAATTTTGCTG GCTGTGTCTTGGTTCATGGTCAGACCATGGTGAGAGAACAGGAGGTTTCTATGCATGCAACCGTTACGAAGCGGCGAAGCAAGAGGGAGTG TATGATGAAGCTGAGAGGAGGAGAGAGATGGCTAAGAACTCTTTGGAAAGATACACTCATTATTATGAGCGATGGGCTTCAAACCAATCG TCAAGGCAAAAAGCACTTGCTGATCTGCATCAAATGCAAAGTATACAT CTTGAGAAGCTTAGTGAAGTACAGTCGCAACCTGAGTCACaattgaaattcattattgaAGCTTGGCAACAG ATAGTTGAGTGTAGGAGGGTACTAAAATGGACCTATGCATATGGCTACTATCTCCCTGAGCATGAACAGACCAAGAAGCAGTTTTTTGAGTATTTGCAAG GTGAGGCGGAAGCGGGTCTGGAGAGGCTCCATCAGTGCGCAGAGAAAGAGCTGATGAACTACCTCAATTCTGATGGTCCATCAAAAGATTTTAATGATTTCCGCACGAAACTTGCTGGTCTGACGAG TGTGACACGAAATTACTTCGAGAACTTGGTTAGAGCACTAGAGAATGGTCTTTCAGATGTAGATTCACAGGCAGCATGTAATAAGACGAGCTCAAAAAATGTGGCCGGGAGCAGCAAGGCTAAAGGTGGAAGGGGGAAGGGATCTTCCAAGACAGGCACATCAGTCAGAAACATGGATGATTCAGGTAATTGGGCATGTGATCAGTGTACCTATGTTAACGTCAGATCTGTATCTACCTGCCATATGTGTCACCACCGCCGTTGA